The following are from one region of the Chitinophagales bacterium genome:
- the recG gene encoding ATP-dependent DNA helicase RecG, translated as MAYLDRPIEYVKGVGPQRADLLKKELQIFTVADLLQHYPFRYVDRTRFTLIRDIPADTQYVQLRGRLITLGEVGGASGKRLSGILQDSSGMIELVWFKGFRWITRALSVGDEYIVFGKPSYFQNRLNLVHPEIEPASTPIAEKMQGFQPVYPSTEKLKAKGLDSKGIMRMMLKVLEDLPAYEIKENLPDEVRKQYRLIPRYEAIRYIHHPPGEKEANEAIRRLKFEELFLSQVSILQLKVGRRQHASGYIFQNISNVFNQFYHQHLKFELTAAQKRVLREIRQDVLSGKQMNRLLQGDVGSGKTIVALMSMLMAVDNGYQCCMMAPTEILAQQHYRNITSMLAGLPVKTELITSSVKGKARKFILQGLQTGEVHIAVGTHALIEEAVQFDNLGLVVIDEQHRFGVAQRAALWEKSEHPPHILVMTATPIPRTLAMTLYGDLDVSVIDELPPGRTPVITRHIYESRRLALFGFLRDQIRQGRQVYVVYPLIDESEKLDLKNLMEGYEAIIRQFPPPAYSVGVLHGRMKPEDKELEMQRFVKGETQIMVSTTVIEVGVDVPNATVMVIENAERFGLSQLHQLRGRVGRGASQSYCILVSGNKLSSEAKKRLQTMVETQDGFLIAETDMHMRGPGDIEGTRQSGIMNFRIADITKDAAMLTEARKAAQAILEIDPHLLLPRHAALKNFLASRQQKARKWSKIS; from the coding sequence TTGGCTTATCTTGACCGACCTATAGAGTATGTAAAAGGAGTTGGGCCGCAGCGCGCTGACCTGCTGAAAAAGGAATTGCAAATTTTCACAGTAGCAGACCTGTTGCAACACTATCCTTTCCGCTATGTGGATCGTACACGGTTTACTCTCATTCGCGACATACCCGCTGACACCCAGTACGTACAGCTCCGGGGACGGCTCATCACTTTGGGTGAAGTAGGGGGCGCATCCGGCAAACGCCTCAGCGGAATATTGCAGGACTCTTCGGGAATGATTGAGCTGGTGTGGTTTAAGGGATTTCGCTGGATTACCCGGGCGCTCTCCGTTGGTGACGAATATATCGTTTTTGGAAAACCATCCTACTTTCAGAACCGCCTCAATCTGGTGCATCCGGAGATAGAGCCGGCTTCTACCCCTATAGCTGAAAAAATGCAGGGTTTTCAGCCGGTATATCCCAGCACCGAAAAGCTGAAAGCCAAAGGGCTTGATAGCAAGGGCATCATGCGAATGATGCTGAAGGTACTGGAAGATCTGCCCGCCTATGAAATAAAAGAGAATCTTCCTGACGAAGTCAGAAAGCAGTATAGGTTAATACCCAGGTATGAAGCGATAAGATACATTCATCATCCGCCAGGGGAGAAGGAGGCTAATGAAGCCATCAGACGATTGAAGTTTGAAGAGTTGTTTTTATCTCAGGTCAGCATCCTGCAACTGAAAGTAGGGCGCAGGCAGCACGCCAGCGGATATATCTTTCAGAATATCAGCAATGTGTTTAATCAGTTTTATCACCAGCATCTTAAGTTTGAGCTCACTGCTGCGCAGAAGCGGGTGTTGCGAGAAATCCGTCAGGATGTGCTTTCAGGCAAGCAAATGAATCGTCTCTTACAGGGCGATGTGGGCAGTGGTAAGACTATTGTTGCTCTCATGTCCATGTTAATGGCAGTGGACAACGGCTATCAATGCTGTATGATGGCACCCACCGAGATTCTTGCCCAGCAGCATTATCGCAACATCACTTCCATGCTTGCTGGCTTGCCGGTGAAGACCGAACTGATCACCAGCTCCGTCAAAGGAAAAGCCCGCAAGTTCATTCTTCAGGGTTTACAAACCGGAGAGGTACATATAGCTGTTGGCACGCATGCCCTAATAGAAGAGGCCGTTCAGTTTGACAATCTCGGGCTGGTGGTTATTGATGAACAGCACCGCTTTGGGGTAGCCCAGCGGGCAGCTCTCTGGGAGAAAAGCGAGCACCCTCCCCATATTCTGGTGATGACGGCCACACCCATCCCCCGTACGTTGGCCATGACCTTATATGGCGATCTGGATGTTTCCGTCATTGATGAACTGCCCCCGGGACGAACTCCGGTGATCACACGGCATATCTATGAATCCAGGCGGCTGGCTTTGTTTGGCTTTCTCCGCGACCAGATTAGGCAGGGGCGTCAGGTGTATGTGGTGTATCCCCTTATAGACGAGTCTGAAAAGCTGGATTTAAAAAACCTTATGGAAGGCTATGAAGCGATCATCAGGCAGTTTCCTCCTCCTGCATATAGTGTAGGAGTATTGCATGGCAGAATGAAACCGGAAGATAAAGAGCTGGAGATGCAACGCTTTGTTAAGGGAGAAACCCAGATTATGGTTTCCACCACAGTGATTGAAGTGGGCGTGGATGTGCCCAACGCCACGGTGATGGTCATAGAAAATGCAGAACGCTTTGGACTTTCTCAGCTCCACCAGCTTCGTGGCCGCGTGGGTCGGGGAGCGAGCCAGTCTTATTGTATTCTTGTCAGTGGCAATAAACTATCCTCCGAAGCAAAAAAGAGATTGCAAACCATGGTGGAAACGCAAGACGGATTTCTGATTGCGGAAACCGATATGCACATGCGCGGCCCGGGTGACATTGAAGGAACCCGCCAGAGTGGGATAATGAACTTCCGGATAGCCGACATAACCAAAGACGCAGCCATGCTCACCGAAGCACGCAAAGCGGCACAGGCCATTTTGGAGATTGACCCCCACCTGTTGCTGCCCCGGCATGCTGCATTAAAAAATTTCCTTGCATCCCGGCAGCAAAAAGCCAGAAAATGGAGTAAGATATCCTGA
- the gldD gene encoding gliding motility lipoprotein GldD: MIKRTLRKTLFLLCLLLLLHGCDEPTTPRPRGYFRIDLPQKAYSQYVSDSCPFTFKYPVYAEIVRDSLFFGEPVENPCWMDIHFPELGAKVHLSYKPINDQNNLYKLLEDAHKLSFKHTGKAQYIDESLIKNTHGVSGLLYEIGGDAASNVQFFLTDSVHHYLRGALYFNAIPNEDSLAPVIQFIKQDLQVMIETFQWVEKAPSGK; this comes from the coding sequence ATGATAAAAAGAACGTTACGTAAAACGTTATTCCTGCTTTGCCTGCTGCTCTTGCTGCATGGATGTGACGAGCCTACTACACCACGCCCGCGAGGTTATTTCCGCATTGATTTGCCTCAGAAAGCATACTCGCAGTATGTTTCAGATAGTTGCCCTTTTACATTTAAATATCCGGTATATGCTGAAATTGTCAGAGATTCTCTTTTTTTTGGAGAGCCTGTGGAAAACCCCTGCTGGATGGATATCCACTTTCCGGAGTTGGGGGCAAAAGTGCATTTGAGCTATAAGCCGATTAACGATCAGAACAACCTCTACAAACTGTTGGAAGACGCGCATAAGTTGTCATTCAAGCATACCGGCAAAGCACAATATATTGACGAAAGCCTGATAAAAAACACACATGGTGTTTCCGGCCTGCTTTACGAAATCGGGGGCGATGCCGCATCCAATGTGCAGTTTTTTCTTACGGATAGTGTGCACCATTATTTGCGAGGAGCTTTGTATTTCAATGCTATTCCCAATGAAGACTCATTGGCTCCGGTTATTCAGTTTATCAAACAAGACCTGCAGGTGATGATAGAAACCTTTCAGTGGGTGGAAAAAGCGCCATCCGGAAAATGA
- a CDS encoding hemolysin encodes MPIIIASIFFFILILASGLVSASEVSYFSLSEKEIRQLRQRKDRFARMILVLLSNPQQLLSTILICNSLINVAIVILSYYLFQHTFDFSQRPLLGFLINVLGVTFFIVLFGEVLPKVYATKANMQIARLMAVPLTIAGRLLYPFSFLLSSSTAFIEKRLKNRGYTAFSQQELEQAIDLTSDSTTSGHEVKILKSIVRFGDITVKQIMRPRVDIFAIDDSINYQELLQMVKEAGYSRIPVYRDNLDNIIGILYVKDLLNYLEEPADFKWHRLLRTPVFTPETKKIDALLKEIQQKGVHLLIAVDEYGGVSGLITLEDILEEIIGDIRDEYDVPEEGKVEKINEKTYLFDARVPLISVQTIMGLPENAFKGVSAGTDSIAGLVLELSGKMPAKNEIFTFGNLTLQVVSTGENRVKQVLITRTDDKKNVT; translated from the coding sequence ATGCCGATTATTATCGCCAGTATTTTCTTTTTTATACTTATTCTCGCTTCAGGCCTGGTATCCGCTTCAGAGGTATCTTACTTTTCTCTCAGCGAAAAAGAAATAAGGCAATTGCGCCAGAGAAAAGACCGCTTTGCACGTATGATACTTGTACTGTTGTCCAACCCTCAGCAGTTGCTATCTACAATTCTGATCTGCAATAGCCTGATCAATGTGGCCATAGTAATTTTATCATATTATCTGTTTCAACATACATTTGATTTTTCACAGCGTCCCTTGCTGGGGTTTTTAATCAATGTACTGGGCGTAACCTTTTTCATTGTGCTTTTTGGAGAGGTGTTGCCCAAGGTATATGCTACCAAAGCCAATATGCAAATTGCACGGTTGATGGCTGTACCGCTGACCATAGCCGGGCGATTGTTGTATCCCTTCAGTTTTTTACTGAGTTCCTCCACGGCATTTATTGAAAAGCGACTTAAAAACCGGGGCTACACTGCCTTTAGCCAGCAGGAGCTGGAGCAGGCTATTGACCTGACTTCCGACTCTACCACGTCCGGACACGAAGTAAAAATCCTCAAGAGCATTGTGCGCTTCGGAGACATCACAGTGAAACAAATCATGCGCCCCCGTGTGGATATCTTTGCCATAGATGACAGTATTAATTACCAAGAATTACTGCAAATGGTCAAAGAAGCCGGCTACTCACGCATTCCGGTTTACCGCGATAATCTGGATAATATCATCGGCATTCTTTACGTAAAGGACCTGCTTAACTATCTCGAAGAACCTGCTGACTTTAAATGGCATCGTTTGTTGAGAACGCCAGTCTTTACTCCGGAAACGAAAAAAATTGATGCCCTGCTTAAGGAAATCCAGCAGAAAGGCGTACACCTGCTTATTGCCGTTGATGAATATGGAGGGGTTTCAGGACTCATCACCTTGGAAGATATTCTGGAAGAAATTATCGGTGACATCCGTGACGAGTATGATGTCCCCGAAGAGGGTAAAGTCGAAAAAATTAATGAGAAGACGTATCTCTTTGACGCGAGGGTTCCTCTGATATCCGTGCAGACAATAATGGGGCTGCCGGAAAACGCTTTTAAAGGGGTAAGTGCAGGAACCGATTCCATAGCAGGACTTGTTCTTGAATTATCCGGTAAAATGCCGGCAAAAAATGAAATTTTTACCTTTGGTAACCTCACGCTGCAAGTAGTTTCAACCGGAGAAAATCGCGTCAAACAGGTATTAATCACCCGTACAGATGATAAAAAGAACGTTACGTAA
- a CDS encoding single-stranded DNA-binding protein, whose product MRGVNKVILVGNLGKDPDIQYLDNNVSVARFTLATNDSYKDKDGKRIDQTEWHNIVAWRGLAKIAEDYLKKGSRIYLEGKIRTRSWEDKQTGEKKYTTEIVADNFIMLDKKEDNSNSNVSSANVSPAEEVVEPDDSQGDDLPF is encoded by the coding sequence ATGAGAGGTGTAAACAAAGTGATTCTAGTTGGAAATCTGGGCAAGGACCCTGATATCCAGTATCTGGACAATAATGTCAGTGTAGCCCGCTTTACCCTTGCAACGAATGACTCCTATAAAGATAAAGACGGCAAACGGATTGACCAGACCGAATGGCACAATATCGTAGCCTGGAGAGGTTTGGCTAAAATTGCCGAGGACTATCTGAAGAAAGGCAGCCGAATCTACCTGGAGGGTAAGATTCGCACCCGCTCATGGGAAGACAAGCAAACAGGAGAGAAAAAGTACACAACTGAAATTGTTGCGGACAATTTCATTATGCTGGACAAGAAGGAAGACAACAGCAATAGTAATGTGAGCTCAGCCAATGTGTCGCCTGCTGAGGAAGTCGTTGAGCCGGATGACTCGCAGGGCGATGACCTTCCCTTCTGA
- a CDS encoding aerotolerance protein BatA, whose product MTFWNNITFANPKAFLLLAVPVVFWIWYAWRYKKIYPEFRLSSAEAFLTLGSSLRGRLKLLLPLLRSLAFAMIVVAFARPQSTLKEENISTEGIDIILALDISGSMKARDLQPDRLEAAKKLATDFISGRPNDRMGLVVFAGESFTQCPLTTDHNMLKKLITELKEGLVEDGTAIGMGLANAVNRLRESEAKSKVIILITDGENNAGFIDPLTATELAQQFGVRVYTIGVGTIGTAPFPFQYGGRTIYQNVEVRIDEKLLREIAVRTGGKYFRATDNQSLRKIFQEIDQLERSIIQVASIQRVSEEFYPFALAALILLLLELTLRYVFLRSLP is encoded by the coding sequence ATGACATTCTGGAACAACATCACGTTTGCCAATCCGAAGGCTTTCCTGCTGCTGGCCGTGCCGGTTGTGTTCTGGATATGGTATGCCTGGCGGTATAAAAAAATATATCCGGAGTTCAGGCTCTCCTCCGCTGAGGCATTTCTGACGCTTGGTTCATCCCTGCGTGGTCGGCTGAAGCTGCTGCTGCCCTTGTTGCGCTCACTGGCTTTTGCCATGATTGTGGTTGCCTTTGCACGCCCGCAATCTACCCTCAAGGAAGAGAACATTTCCACCGAAGGAATAGACATTATTCTTGCTCTGGATATTTCCGGCAGCATGAAAGCGCGCGACCTGCAACCCGACCGCCTGGAGGCTGCCAAGAAGCTTGCAACTGACTTCATCAGCGGCCGTCCTAATGACCGCATGGGTTTGGTTGTGTTTGCCGGAGAAAGTTTCACTCAATGTCCGCTGACTACCGACCATAACATGCTTAAAAAATTAATCACCGAGCTGAAGGAAGGACTGGTGGAAGATGGCACAGCTATAGGCATGGGACTGGCCAATGCGGTAAACAGGCTTCGTGAAAGCGAAGCAAAAAGCAAGGTGATTATCCTGATTACCGATGGAGAAAATAATGCCGGTTTTATTGACCCGTTGACGGCAACCGAGTTGGCTCAGCAATTCGGGGTACGGGTGTACACTATAGGTGTAGGTACTATCGGCACAGCACCCTTCCCCTTTCAATATGGAGGGCGCACCATCTATCAGAACGTTGAAGTACGCATTGACGAAAAACTACTCAGGGAAATTGCTGTCCGAACCGGAGGCAAATATTTCCGGGCAACCGACAACCAAAGCCTGCGCAAGATTTTTCAGGAAATTGATCAGCTGGAGCGCTCCATTATTCAGGTTGCATCTATACAGCGCGTTTCAGAAGAGTTTTACCCTTTTGCCCTGGCTGCTTTGATTCTGTTGCTGTTGGAGCTTACTCTCCGCTATGTGTTTTTGCGTAGTTTACCCTGA
- a CDS encoding ATPase AAA — translation METIMTGTDIRALNEKIQKESAFVELLHLELGKQIVGQKYMLERLLLGLLAQGHILLEGVPGLAKTLAIKSLAQAIHAKFNRIQFTPDLLPADLIGTMVYNPQTHEFTVKKGPIFANFILADEINRAPAKVQSALLQAMQERQVTIGDHTYRLDEPFLVLATQNPIEQEGTYPLPEAQVDRFMLKVVISYPERDDERLIMRRNVNETPVEIKPVVDPRSILRAREVIREVYMDEKIEHYILDIVFATRYPEKFKLEKLKPLISYGGSPRASISLALASKAFAFIKHRGYVIPEDVRAVCYDVLRHRIGVTYEAEAENITSEEIISEILNKVEVP, via the coding sequence ATGGAAACCATAATGACGGGCACCGATATCAGAGCGTTGAATGAGAAGATTCAGAAAGAGAGTGCATTTGTAGAGTTATTACATCTGGAGCTGGGTAAGCAGATTGTTGGACAGAAATACATGCTGGAAAGACTGTTGCTGGGGCTGCTTGCCCAGGGACACATCCTGTTGGAAGGGGTGCCTGGCCTGGCAAAAACTCTGGCCATAAAGTCTTTGGCTCAGGCCATACATGCAAAGTTCAACCGTATTCAGTTTACTCCCGATTTGTTGCCGGCCGACCTCATCGGTACCATGGTGTATAATCCGCAGACGCATGAGTTCACAGTGAAAAAGGGTCCGATATTCGCCAACTTCATTCTGGCCGATGAAATAAACCGTGCCCCCGCCAAAGTGCAAAGTGCTCTTCTGCAGGCTATGCAGGAGCGGCAGGTAACCATCGGTGACCATACCTACAGGCTTGATGAGCCTTTTTTGGTGTTAGCCACGCAAAATCCCATTGAACAGGAAGGTACCTATCCCCTCCCGGAGGCCCAGGTTGACCGTTTCATGCTCAAAGTGGTTATTTCCTATCCCGAGCGGGACGATGAACGTTTGATTATGCGCAGAAATGTCAATGAAACCCCCGTTGAAATCAAGCCGGTGGTGGATCCCAGAAGCATTCTGCGTGCGCGCGAAGTTATTCGTGAAGTATACATGGATGAAAAGATAGAGCATTACATCCTGGACATAGTGTTTGCAACCCGCTACCCGGAGAAATTTAAACTGGAAAAGTTAAAACCGCTTATAAGCTACGGGGGATCTCCCCGGGCGAGTATCAGCCTTGCCCTGGCCTCCAAAGCCTTTGCCTTTATCAAACACCGCGGTTATGTGATTCCCGAAGACGTAAGAGCGGTGTGCTATGATGTGCTCCGCCATCGCATCGGAGTAACTTATGAAGCCGAGGCTGAAAATATAACCAGTGAAGAAATCATCAGCGAGATATTGAACAAAGTGGAAGTGCCATGA
- a CDS encoding polysaccharide biosynthesis protein: MSALKKLAGQTAVYGLSSIVGRLLNYLLVPIYTRVFVDTAEYGIVTEMYAYAGFFIVVYTYGMETAFFRFQKDTNKLTVLSTSFLSVFFSSLLFSALLLFSSSGLAALLTMNGASASFLGPQAYRKYIDWFALILFFDAVAAVPFARLRAENRPFVFAGIKLLNILINVGLNIYFIVIAPKLVSAHAMQPNLWMPASPHVDYVFISNLIASGFTLILLVPGMLRQPWAFDTHLWKKMIRYALPLVIVGLAGAVNEMLDRILLKYLLPYTYEENMAALGIYGACYKLSILMTLFTQAYRYAAEPFYFAQYGQKNDRATYANVMKYFIVAGCLIFLGVMLFIDVVKHFIGKEYHGGLHVVPILLMANLALGVYYNLSIWYKLNDKTAMGAAIAVGGAVITIVLNWLLIPRMGYAGAAWATLCCYALMTIASYLVGQRVYPVPYDIPRILGYIALALVIYGGHVLVRSTLDGGENRFWEYVSAVAFLVFFVVIIWWMEKKPARFNTTS, translated from the coding sequence TTGTCTGCACTGAAAAAATTAGCGGGGCAAACGGCTGTGTATGGTCTCAGCAGCATTGTCGGCAGGCTGCTGAATTATCTCCTTGTTCCGATTTATACCCGTGTATTTGTGGACACAGCCGAGTATGGCATTGTCACAGAAATGTATGCCTACGCGGGTTTTTTTATTGTGGTATATACCTACGGCATGGAAACCGCATTTTTCCGTTTTCAGAAAGACACCAACAAATTAACGGTTTTATCCACTTCATTCCTTTCGGTTTTTTTCAGCTCACTGCTTTTCTCCGCTCTATTGCTCTTCAGCTCGTCCGGCCTTGCTGCATTACTGACGATGAATGGTGCATCAGCTTCCTTTTTGGGGCCGCAAGCGTATCGGAAATATATTGACTGGTTTGCCCTTATCTTGTTTTTTGATGCAGTTGCCGCGGTCCCGTTTGCCCGGCTGAGAGCAGAAAACCGACCTTTTGTATTTGCGGGCATTAAATTGCTGAACATCCTCATCAATGTGGGTCTGAATATTTATTTTATTGTAATTGCTCCAAAGCTGGTTTCCGCACATGCTATGCAGCCTAACCTCTGGATGCCGGCTTCTCCGCATGTAGATTATGTGTTTATTTCCAATTTGATAGCCAGTGGCTTTACGCTGATACTGCTTGTCCCCGGTATGCTGCGCCAGCCTTGGGCTTTTGATACGCATCTTTGGAAAAAGATGATACGCTACGCTTTGCCGCTGGTCATCGTGGGCCTTGCAGGGGCCGTAAATGAAATGCTTGACCGTATCCTGCTGAAGTATCTGTTGCCTTACACGTATGAGGAAAATATGGCTGCTCTGGGTATTTATGGAGCCTGCTACAAACTGTCTATCCTGATGACCCTTTTTACTCAGGCTTATCGCTATGCTGCCGAGCCGTTTTATTTTGCCCAGTATGGCCAGAAGAATGACCGGGCAACGTATGCCAATGTGATGAAATATTTCATAGTAGCCGGCTGCCTCATCTTTCTGGGAGTGATGTTGTTTATAGACGTGGTGAAGCACTTCATTGGAAAAGAATATCACGGGGGGCTGCACGTGGTGCCCATTCTGCTGATGGCTAATCTGGCCCTGGGGGTGTATTATAATCTTTCTATATGGTACAAACTGAATGATAAAACAGCTATGGGGGCAGCTATAGCGGTGGGGGGAGCAGTTATAACCATTGTACTTAATTGGTTGCTTATTCCGCGCATGGGATATGCGGGAGCAGCCTGGGCTACTTTATGTTGCTATGCGCTTATGACTATTGCCTCGTATCTGGTGGGGCAAAGAGTGTATCCGGTGCCTTACGATATACCCCGCATATTGGGTTATATCGCCCTGGCTCTGGTAATATATGGCGGACATGTGTTGGTGCGCAGCACCCTTGACGGAGGAGAAAACCGATTCTGGGAGTATGTGTCCGCGGTGGCATTCCTTGTTTTTTTTGTTGTCATAATCTGGTGGATGGAAAAAAAACCAGCCCGGTTTAACACAACTAGCTAA